A genomic region of Equus caballus isolate H_3958 breed thoroughbred chromosome 1, TB-T2T, whole genome shotgun sequence contains the following coding sequences:
- the ZFHX2 gene encoding zinc finger homeobox protein 2 isoform X2, translating into MATLNSSSAAGTTPSPGHNAPSPPPDTSPGTPSDPVTKDPPAAPSTSESMRPSEPGGQPLESGCGLIPPKETGEPQEEPGCGGFPPKDLGVEEDKQEEEGGGLPPVDLSNHLFFTAGGEACLVAKLSLPGGSELLLPKGFPWGEAGIKEEPSLPLLAHPPPTHLTALHIQHGFDPIQGFSSSDQILSHDTSAPSPAACEGRDGAFWSYQLAPNPPGDPKDGTMENRGGDHRALFWLCLLCRLGFSRPQAFKGHTQSHGVKLTHAQHQGLPGNPAVLQEGDEGCMALLSFLEPKPPAHPRLEIPLDNSSTVNMEVNVGQTEDGPPEAEAQAFVPPVEEVMALSSPSPPTAPATWDPSPTQAKESPTVAGEAGPDWFPEGQEEDGGLCPQLNQSSPTPKEGGTLPAPVGSPEDPSDPPQPYRLADDYTPAPAAFQGLSLSSHMSLLHSRNSCKTLKCPKCNWHYKYQQTLDVHMREKHPESNSQCSYCSAGGAHPRLARGESYNCGYKPYRCDVCNYSTTTKGNLSIHMQSDKHLANLQGFQGGPGGQGSPPEAALPPSTGDKEPKTKSSWQCKVCSYETNISRNLRIHMTSEKHMQNVLMLHQGLPLGLPPGLVGPGPPPPAGAAPTTPPELFQYFPPQALGQPQAPLPGPGLRPDKPLEAQLLLNGFHHLGAPTRKFPTPAPGSLSPDAHLPQSQLLGSLSDGLPTSPPPDDSPSPKVFRCLVCQAFSTDNLELLLYHCSVGRSLPEAEWKEVAGDTHRCKLCCYGTQLKANFQLHLKTDKHAQKYQLAAHLREGGGTVGTPSPVPLGDGAPYGSVPPLHLRCNICDFESNSKEKMQLHARGAAHEENGQIYKFLLEMEGAAAGADLGLFRCLLCAWETPSRLAVLQHLRAPAHRDAQAQRRLQLLQSGPAAEEGLSALQSILSFSHGQLRTSGKAPVTASAEPPTPEKDAQNKTEQLASEEAENKIGPPGDSATQTTVFCCPYCSFLSPESDQVRAHTLSQHAVQPKYRCPLCQEQLVGRPALHFHLSHLHNVVPECVEKLLLVATTVEMTFTTKVLPGPTLSPLGDDPEPPTPGPEFAPSRDQALGPHLTPEASPDPLSEPPLPSAETPDKPPGSPDQPPSPAPSPAPQPDAQAEEMAPPPAMAEEEEGTVGEPRPAEPAPVDSRHPLTYRKTTNFALDKFLDPARPYKCTVCKESFTQKNILLVHYNSVSHLHKMKKAAIDPSGPARGEAGTTPTTAAATDKPFKCTVCRVSYNQSSTLEIHMRSVLHQTRSRGAKTDAKAEGPERGQEEPKEGETEGEVGTEKKGPDPGGFISGLPFLSPPPPPLDLHRFPAPLFTPPVLPPFPLVPESLLKLQQQQLLLPFYLHDLKVGPKLALAGPAPLLSLPAATPPPPPPPPKADLAEREWERPPTAEEGNEAGPTSPPHSTPNEAARTAAKALLENFGFELVIQYNEGKQAVPPPPTPPPPEALGSGDKLACRACGKLFSNMLILKTHEEHVHRRFLPFEALSRYAAQFRKSYDSLYPPPAEPSKPPDGSLDSPAPQLGPPFLVPEPEAAGGYPPEEPSRAGGRWPPEEEESSRGNLPPLVPAGRRFSRTKFTEFQTQALQSFFETSAYPKDGEVERLASLLGLASRVVVVWFQNARQKARKNAIEGGPMPTVGGTGGASGCRRCYATFSCVFELVRHLKKCYDDQPPEEEEEETERGEEEEEGEEEDAEEEQGLEPRAGPEGPSPEPPDKTELSQAEATKPGGKEPEERGPPSPCPAHTCDQCTMSFPSQDLLTSHRRLHFLPSVQPSPASHLLDLPLLVFGERNPMMAGTPPVPGPPIKRKHEDGSLSPTGSEAGGGGEGEPPRDKRLRTTILPEQLEILYRWYMQDSNPTRKMLDCISEEVGLKKRVVQVWFQNTRARERKGQFRSTPGGVPNPAVKPPITPTPAPFPKFNLLLGKVDDGPGREAPKKEAPAFPYPTVTPAAGPLPFLPPGKEATTSIPEPPLPLPPPPPPSEDEGPEEPSKASPESEACSPSAGDLSDSSASSLAEPESPGAGGTSGGPGGGAGVPDGMGQRRYRTQMSSLQLKIMKACYEAYRTPTMQECEVLGEEIGLPKRVIQVWFQNARAKEKKAKLQGAAVGGAAGSSEGHLGAQRTDCPYCDVKYDFYVSCRGHLFSRQHLAKLKEAVRAQLKSESKCYDLAPAPEAPPVPKAPPATTPASMPPALPRLAPVLLSGPALAQPPLGSLPPFNSGPAASSGLLGLATSVLPATTVVQTAGPSCPLPQRPVPNQSNPSTAGTTDPAPGPPTEPSGDKVSGERKPVVAPANSSTDALKNLKALKATVPALLGGQFLPFPLPPAGGTTPPTVFGPQLQGTYFQQLYGMKKGLFPVNPVIPQTLIGLLPNALLQPPSQPPEPTATAPPKPPELPAAGEGEAGEADELLTGSTGISTVDVTHRYLCRQCKMAFDGEALATAHQRSFCFFGRGSGGSMPPPLRVPICTYHCLACEVLLSGREALASHLRSSAHRRKAAPPPGGPPITVTNAATAATAAVAFAKEEARLPHTDSNPKTTTTSTLLAL; encoded by the exons ATGGCCACCCTTAACTCATCCTCTGCTGCTGGCACCACCCCCTCCCCTGGGCACAatgccccttccccacctccgGACACCTCCCCCGGGACCCCCTCTGATCCTGTCACCAAAGATCCCCCTGCTGCCCCCTCCACCTCTGAGAGCATGAGGCCCTCAGAGCCAGGGGGACAGCCCCTGGAGTCGGGCTGTGGCCTCATCCCACCAAAGGAGACTGGGGAGCCCCAAGAAGAGCCtggctgtggtggcttcccaccaAAGGACCTGGGGGTGGAAGAGGAcaagcaggaggaagaaggaggagggctCCCTCCCGTGGACCTAAGCAACCACTTATTCTTCACAGCTGGCGGTGAGGCCTGCCTAGTGGCCAAGCTGTCCCTGCCAGGTGGCAGTGAACTCCTGTTACCAAAGGGCTTCCCCTGGGGTGAGGCGGGCATCAAGGAAGAGCCCAGCCTGCCCCTCCTTGCCCACCCGCCCCCTACACACCTCACTGCCCTTCACATCCAACATGGCTTTGACCCAATCCAAGGCTTTAGCTCTTCTGACCAAATTCTGTCCCATGATACCTCAGCGCCATCTCCGGCCGCCTGTGAGGGAAGGGATGGAGCCTTCTGGAGCTACCAGCTGGCTCCAAACCCACCTGGAGATCCCAAAGATGGCACCATGGAGAACAGAGGGGGAGACCACAGGGCACTcttctggctctgcctcctgTGCCGCCTGGGTTTCAGCAGGCCCCAGGCCTTTAAGGGTCATACACAGTCTCATGGGGTGAAGCTAACCCACGCTCAACACCAGGGCCTGCCAGGCAACCCAGCTGTGCTCCAGGAGGGGGACGAAGGCTGCATGGCCCTTCTAAGCTTTCTGGAACCAAAACCGCCTGCTCACCCCCGCTTAGAAATTCCCCTTGACAACAGCAGCACAGTGAACATGGAGGTGAATGTAGGCCAGACCGAGGATGGCCCTCCTGAGGCAGAAGCCCAGGCCTTTGTCCCGCCTGTGGAAGAAGTCATGGCCCTCAGctcaccctccccacccacagccccagccacCTGGGATCCCAGCCCAACCCAAGCCAAAGAATCACCAACAGTGGCAGGTGAGGCAGGGCCAGATTGGTTCCCTGAGGGGCAAGAAGAGGATGGAGGGCTCTGCCCCCAACTCAACCAAAGCTCACCCACCCCCAAGGAGGGGGGCACTCTCCCCGCCCCAGTGGGCTCCCCTGAAGACCCCAGCGACCCACCCCAGCCCTACCGCCTAGCTGACGACTAcaccccagcccctgcagccttccAGGGCCTCAGCCTGTCCAGCCACATGTCTCTGCTACACTCGCGCAACTCCTGCAAGACACTCAAGTGTCCCAAGTGCAACTGGCACTACAAGTACCAACAGACCCTGGACGTGCACATGCGGGAGAAGCACCCAGAGAGCAACAGTCAGTGCAGCTACTGCAGCGCCGGTGGTGCCCACCCCCGCCTCGCCCGCGGAGAGAGCTACAACTGCGGCTACAAGCCCTACCGCTGCGACGTCTGCAACTACTCCACCACCACCAAGGGCAACCTCAGCATCCACATGCAGTCTGACAAGCACCTGGCCAACCTGCAGGGCTTCCAGGGGGGGCCTGGAGGACAGGGAAGTCCCCCAGAGGCAGCACTCCCACCCTCCACGGGGGACAAGGAGCCCAAGACCAAATCATCCTGGCAGTGCAAGGTGTGCAGCTATGAGACCAACATCTCTCGCAACCTGCGCATCCACATGACCTCCGAGAAGCACATGCAGAATGTCCTCATGCTGCACCAGGGGCTGCCACTGGGCCTGCCACCTGGGCTGGTGGGGCcaggtccccctcccccagcaggggCTGCCCCCACCACGCCCCCTGAACTCTTCCAGTACTTCCCACCGCAGGCCCTCGGGCAGCCTCAGGCTCCCTTGCCTGGCCCCGGGCTGAGGCCAGACAAGCCCTTGGAAGCCCAGCTGCTTCTCAACGGCTTCCACCACCTTGGAGCGCCTACCCGGAAGTTCCCCACACCTG cccctggcagccTCTCCCCGGATGCCCACCTGCCTCAAAGTCAGCTTCTGGGCTCCTTGTCCGACGGCCTGcccacctccccgcccccagaTGACAGCCCATCCCCGAAGGTGTTCCGCTGCCTCGTGTGCCAGGCCTTCAGCACGGACAACCTGGAGCTGCTGCTCTACCACTGCAGCGTGGGCCGCAGCCTCCCGGAGGCCGAGTGGAAGGAGGTGGCCGGCGACACCCACCGCTGCAAGCTCTGCTGCTACGGCACCCAGCTCAAGGCCAACTTCCAACTCCACCTCAAGACCGACAAACATGCTCAGAAGTACCAGCTGGCAGCCCACCTGAGGGAGGGGGGCGGGACCGTGGGCACCCCCTCCCCAGTGCCCCTGGGAGACGGGGCTCCTTATGGGTCTGTTCCCCCCCTGCACCTGCGATGCAACATCTGTGACTTTGAGTCCAACAGCAAGGAGAAGATGCAGCTGCACGCCCGGGGTGCAGCCCATGAAGAAAACGGTCAGATCTATAAG TTTCTGCTGGAGATGGAGGGGGCAGCAGCTGGGGCAGACCTGGGGCTGTTCCGCTGCCTGCTGTGTGCGTGGGAGACGCCCTCCCGCCTAGCTGTGCTGCAGCACCTGCGTGCCCCTGCCCACCGGGATGCCCAGGCCCAGCGGCGTCTGCAGCTGCTACAGAGTGGCCCAGCAGCCGAGGAAGGGCTCTCAGCTCTTCAGAGCATCCTGAGCTTCAGCCATGGGCAGCTCCGGACTTCTG GGAAAGCTCCTGTCACCGCCTCAGCTGAGCCACCCACCCCTGAGAAAGATGCCCAGAACAAGACAGAACAGTTGG CTTCTGAAGAGGCAGAGAACAAGATTGGCCCTCCTGGAGACAGTGCCACCCAGACCACG GTATTCTGCTGTCCATACTGCAGCTTCCTGAGCCCAGAGTCCGACCAGGTGAGGGCTCACACACTCTCCCAGCATGCAGTGCAGCCCAAGTACAGGTGCCCACTGTGCCAGGAGCAGTTGGTGGGCCGGCCTGCCCTGCACTTCCACCTTAGCCACCTGCACAACGTGGTGCCTGAGTGTGTTGAGAAGCTGCTGCTTGTG GCCACAACTGTAGAGATGACCTTCACAACCAAAGTGCTGCCTGGGCCCACTCTAAGCCCTCTGGGGGATGACCCAGAGCCCCCCACTCCCGGGCCAGAGTTTGCACCCAGCAGAGACCAGGCATTAG GCCCTCACCTGACCCCAGAAGCCAGTCCTGATCCTCTTTCTGAgcctcccctgccctcagccGAGACCCCAGACAAGCCCCCGGGAAGCCCTGACCAACCCCCTTCTCCAGCCCCATCTCCAGCCCCTCAACCTGATGCCCAAGCTGAAGAAATGGCTCCTCCACCCGCCatggctgaggaggaagaggggactGTCGGGGAGCCCCGCCCCGCAGAGCCAGCCCCAGTTGACTCTCGCCACCCTCTGACCTATCGGAAGACCACCAACTTTGCCCTGGACAAGTTTCTCGACCCTGCCCGGCCCTATAAGTGCACAGTGTGTAAGGAGTCCTTCACACAGAAGAATATCCTCCTGGTCCACTATAACTCTGTCTCCCACCTGCACAAGATGAAGAAGGCTGCCATTGACCCCTCTGGCCCTGCCCGGGGAGAGGCTGGCACCACGCCTACCACAGCTGCTGCCACAGACAAGCCCTTTAAGTGCACAGTCTGCCGAGTCTCCTACAACCAGAGCTCCACCCTGGAGATCCACATGCGCTCGGTTCTGCACCAGACTCGCTCTCGGGGAGCCAAGACTGACGCCAAGGCTGAGGGGCCAGAGCGTGGCCAAGAAGAGCCCAAGGAAGGCGAGACTGAGGGGGAGGTGGGCACTGAGAAGAAGGGCCCCGATCCCGGTGGCTTCATATCTGGATTGCCCTTCCtgtccccgcccccacctccttTGGACCTGCATCGATTCCCAGCCCCCCTCTTCACTCCACCGGTCCTTCCCCCCTTCCCTCTGGTGCCCGAATCACTGCTTAagctccagcagcagcagcttctcCTGCCCTTCTACCTCCATGACCTCAAGGTGGGGCCCAAGCTGGCACTGGCTGGGCCTGCGCCCCTGCTGTCCCTGCCAGctgccacccctcctcccccgcctccACCCCCTAAGGCCGACCTAGCTGAACGAGAGTGGGAACGGCCCCCCACGGCCGAAGAGGGGAATGAAGCAGGGCCCACCTCACCGCCCCACTCAACACCCAATGAAGCAGCCCGCACTGCAGCCAAAGCCCTCCTAGAAAACTTCGGCTTTGAGCTGGTGATCCAGTACAATGAAGGGAAACAGgctgtgccccctcccccaaccccacccccaccagagGCCCTGGGCAGTGGGGATAAGCTGGCCTGCAGGGCCTGTGGGAAACTCTTCTCCAATATGCTTATCCTCAAGACACACGAGGAGCATGTCCACCGCCGCTTTCTGCCCTTTGAAGCCCTGAGCCGTTATGCTGCTCAGTTTCGAAAGAGTTATGACAGCCTATACCCACCCCCTGCAGAGCCCTCGAAACCTCCTGATGGGTCTCTGGATTCACCTGCTCCCCAACTGGGCCCTCCCTTCCTGGTCCCAGAGCCTGAGGCAGCAGGGGGCTATCCCCCGGAGGAGCCAAGCCGGGCAGGAGGACGCTGGCccccagaggaggaagaaagctcCAGAGGGAATCTTCCTCCCCTAGTGCCTGCAGGCCGCCGGTTCTCCAGAACCAAGTTCACCGAGTTCCAAACCCAAGCCCTGCAGTCTTTCTTTGAGACCAGTGCCTACCCCAAGGACGGAGAGGTAGAGCGGCTCGCAAGTCTCTTAGGCCTGGCTAGCCGTGTGGTAGTAGtatggttccagaatgcccgccAGAAAGCACGCAAAAATGCCATCGAGGGTGGGCCCATGCCAACGGTAGGAGGCACTGGGGGAGCCTCAGGCTGCAGGCGCTGCTATGCCACCTTTTCCTGTGTTTTTGAGTTGGTGCGGCACCTCAAGAAATGCTATGATGACCAGCCccctgaagaggaggaagaagagacagagagaggggaagaggaggaagaaggagaggaggaagacgCAGAGGAGGAACAAGGCCTGGAACCCCGGGCAGGGCCTGAGGGCCCATCACCAGAACCCCCAGACAAGACAGAGCTGAGCCAAGCAGAGGCAACGAAGCCAGGAGGCAAAGAGCCTGAAGAGAGGGGCCCTCCCTCACCTTGCCCAGCCCACACCTGTGACCAGTGCACCATGTCTTTCCCCAGCCAGGACCTCCTGACCAGTCACCGCCGGCTACATTTCCTGCCATCTGTGCAGCCGagccctgcctcccacctcctaGATCTGCCCTTGCTGGTGTTTGGGGAGCGAAACCCCATGATGGCAGGCACTCCGCCAGTGCCAGGGCCACCCATCAAACGGAAGCACGAGGACGGCAGCTTGTCCCCAACGGGTAGTGAagcagggggtggaggggagggtgaACCCCCCAGGGACAAGCGCCTGCGCACCACTATCCTGCCTGAACAGCTGGAGATCCTGTACCGTTGGTATATGCAGGACTCCAACCCAACACGCAAGATGCTGGACTGCATCTCTGAGGAGGTGGGGCTCAAAAAGCGAGTAGTACAGGTCTGGTTCCAGAATACCAGGGCCCGGGAGAGGAAAGGCCAGTTTCGGAGCACCCCTGGGGGAGTACCCAATCCAGCAGTCAAGCCCCCCATCACGCCTACCCCTGCACCCTTCCCCAAGTTCAACCTCTTGTTGGGCAAGGTGGATGATGGGCCTGGAAGGGAAGCCCCAAAGAAGGAAGCACCTGCTTTTCCCTACCCCACAGTAACCCCTGCTGCTGGGCCCCTGCCTTTCCTACCACCTGGGAAAGAGGCCACCACCTCAATACCAGAGCCACCTCTAcctctcccaccaccccctcctcccagtgAGGATGAGGGCCCAGAGGAACCATCTAAGGCTTCTCCAGAGAGTGAGGCTTGCAGTCCATCTGCAGGGGATCTAAGTGATTCGTCTGCTTCCAGCCTGGCCGAACCAGAATCCCCTGGGGCTGGAGGGACCAGTGGGGGaccaggaggtggggctggggttcCAGACGGAATGGGGCAGCGACGCTACAGGACCCAGATGAGCAGCCTGCAGCTGAAAATCATGAAAGCCTGCTACGAAGCCTACCGCACCCCCACCATGCAAGAGTGTGAGGTGCTTGGGGAGGAGATTGGGCTGCCCAAGAGAGTCATCCAGGTCTGGTTTCAGAATGCTCGTGCCAAGGAAAAAAAGGCCAAACTGCAGGGGGCAGCAGTTGGCGGGGCTGCGGGCAGCAGTGAGGGCCACTTGGGAGCCCAGCGCACAGACTGCCCCTACTGTGATGTCAAGTATGATTTCTATGTCTCCTGCCGAGGCCATCTCTTTTCCCGCCAGCACCTGGCCAAGCTCAAGGAGGCGGTCCGAGCCCAGCTGAAGAGTGAAAGCAAGTGCTACGACTTGGCCCCGGCACCCGAGGCACCCCCTGTTCCCAAGGCCCCACCTGCCACCACACCTGCCTCTATGCCACCGGCCCTGCCTCGCCTGGCCCCGGTCCTGTTGTCTGGCCCAGCTCTGGCCCAGCCCCCACTGGGCAGCTTACCTCCTTTCAATTCAG GCCCTGCAGCGTCCTCAGGCCTCCTCGGCCTCGCCACTTCAGTCCTGCCTGCTACTACAGTGGTCCAGACTGCTGGCCCAAGCTGCCCCTTACCTCAGAGACCTGTGCCCAACCAATCCAACCCCTCCACAGCAGGCACCACTGACCCTGCCCCGGGCCCACCTACTGAACCCTCTGGGGACAAGGTCTCTGGTGAGCGAAAACCAGTTGTGGCCCCCGCCAACTCCTCCACTGATGCCCTCAAGAACCTCAAAGCATTGAAGGCCACTGTCCCAGCCCTGCTGGGGGGCCAATTCCTGCCCTTCCCATTGCCCCCTGCAGGGGGCACCACACCACCAACTGTCTTTGGCCCCCAGTTACAGGGGACCTACTTCCAACAGCTCTATGGCATGAAGAAGGGGCTATTTCCCGTGAACCCTGTGATACCTCAGACCCTCATCGGACTGCTCCCTAATGCCCTCCTCCAGCCACCATCCCAGCCCCCCGAGCCCACAGCCACAGCGCCTCCAAAGCCTCCTGAACTGCCCgctgcaggggagggggaggccggAGAGGCCGATGAGCTGCTGACAGGCAGCACTGGCATCTCCACCGTGGATGTGACCCACCGCTACCTGTGCCGCCAGTGCAAGATGGCATTTGACGGGGAGGCCCTGGCCACTGCTCACCAGAGATCCTTCTGCTTCTTTGGGCGGGGCTCTGGGGGTTCCATGCCCCCCCCACTGCGGGTGCCCATCTGTACCTACCACTGCCTGGCATGTGAGGTGCTGCTGAGTGGGCGTGAAGCCCTGGCCTCCCACCTGCGCTCCTCGGCCCACAGGCGCAAggcggccccgcccccagggggCCCACCCATCACCGTCACCAACGCCGCCACTGCTGCCACGGCTGCTGTGGCTTTTGCCAAAGAGGAAGCAAGATTACCTCACACGGACTCCAACCCAAAAACTACTACTACCTCTACACTTCTAGCTTTATAA